One bacterium DNA segment encodes these proteins:
- a CDS encoding recombinase family protein — translation MRAAIYARYSSENQRASSIDDQIRLCRQEADQRGWIVVNEFSDAALSGALGEDQRPGYRTMMAAAKRREFDVLLVDDTSRLSRDSVDA, via the coding sequence ATGAGAGCGGCGATCTATGCGCGGTACAGTTCGGAGAACCAGCGGGCATCGTCGATCGACGACCAGATCCGCCTATGTCGTCAGGAGGCAGATCAGCGCGGCTGGATCGTGGTGAACGAGTTCAGCGACGCCGCGCTCAGCGGCGCGCTCGGCGAGGACCAGCGGCCGGGGTACCGGACCATGATGGCGGCGGCGAAGCGGCGGGAGTTTGATGTGCTCCTGGTTGACGACACCTCGCGCCTCAGCCGCGACAGCGTTGACGCGTAG